The following proteins are encoded in a genomic region of Oncorhynchus masou masou isolate Uvic2021 chromosome 32, UVic_Omas_1.1, whole genome shotgun sequence:
- the LOC135527141 gene encoding neurogenin-1-like: MCTTMETVYSDVDSSSCDYFTHDDEDSCSSMHASSPSSSIGKPASPASDSQGPCATDMGQKKRRRGRARNEATVHVVKKNRRVKANDRERNRMHSLNDALETLRTVLPAFPDDSKLTKIETLRFAHNYIWALSETIRIADIEQRQNKSRADASLLVPSPCVIDAPSPGSDACSWSSSASSSSSSPSYCTSSPSSPATHDDYGCFQTDVLQYSYHNFVPGMSY; encoded by the coding sequence ATGTGCACCACAATGGAGACCGTTTACTCTGACGTGGACAGTTCGAGTTGCGACTACTTTACGCACGATGACGAAGACTCGTGCAGCAGCATGCACGCTTCCTCCCCGTCATCCTCGATCGGCAAGCCCGCATCCCCTGCTAGCGACAGCCAGGGCCCGTGCGCTACCGATATGGGACAGAAGAAGAGACGCAGAGGCAGAGCGAGGAATGAAGCCACCGTGCACGTGGTCAAGAAGAACCGGCGCGTAAAGGCAAACGACCGCGAGAGAAACAGAATGCACAGCCTGAATGACGCTTTGGAGACCCTCCGGACCGTTCTACCGGCGTTCCCCGATGACAGCAAACTCACCAAGATCGAGACTCTGCGCTTCGCTCACAACTACATCTGGGCGCTCTCCGAGACCATACGCATCGCGGACATTGAACAGCGCCAAAACAAATCACGGGCAGATGCGTCTCTCTTGGTTCCCAGCCCGTGCGTGATTGACGCGCCGAGTCCGGGCAGTGATGCATGCTCCTGGAGCTCCAGcgcgtcctcctcttcctcctctccgtCTTATTGCACTTCAAGCCCCAGCAGCCCAGCCACCCATGATGACTATGGATGTTTCCAGACTGATGTTCTACAGTACAGCTATCACAACTTTGTACCAGGCATGTCCTACTAA